The following are encoded together in the Humulus lupulus chromosome 5, drHumLupu1.1, whole genome shotgun sequence genome:
- the LOC133834191 gene encoding uncharacterized protein LOC133834191, protein MMNFTASICNRLNLKQLVSNPRVYNSATDVSGEGLSLIFRRWATKKSAGSTKNGRDSLPKNLGVKKYGGERVIPGNIIVRQRGTRFHPGNYVGIGRDHTLFALKEGVVKFERHKLSGRKWVHVEPKDGHVLHPVYADGAAPKLEAMA, encoded by the exons ATGATGAATTTTACAGCATCAATATGTAATAGACTGAATCTAAAGCAATTAGTTTCAAATCCTCGTGTTTACAACAGCGCTACTG ATGTTTCTGGAGAAGGATTGAGTTTGATCTTCAGGCGCTGGGCTACTAAGAAAAGTGCAGGATCAACTAAGAATGGACGAGACTCACTACCCAAAAATCTTGGAGTTAAGAAATATGGAGGAGAG AGGGTGATACCTGGAAACATAATCGTTCGTCAGAGAGGTACCCGTTTTCATCCTGGAAATTATGTGGGCATAGGAAGAGATCACACCCTTTTTGCTCTGAAAGAAGGTGTCGTAAAGTTTGAACGACACAAGCTGAGTGGTCGGAAGTGGGTGCATGTCGAGCCAAAGGACGGGCATGTGCTACACCCTGTCTATGCAGACGGTGCAGCCCCGAAGCTCGAGGCTATGGCTTAA
- the LOC133834193 gene encoding dual specificity protein kinase YAK1 homolog, producing the protein MVMDELSPSTTQTDTSEPPHSDHHSSGSYWRPNHSLFTAYEAPKPTSQALRVLVRRPLVSRLTKDIIETYQICNPQFKYSEELNPKRYLTTPSIGVSNDGHDNSNSDLILTVNYALINSDTQQRYVVKDVLGHGTFGQVAKCWNSDKGTFVAVKIIKNQPAYYQQALVEVSLLRTLNKNYDPEDKHHIVRIYDYFVFQRHLCICFELLDTNLYELIKMNHFRGLSLSIVQLFGKQILCGLALLKDAGIIHCDLKPENILLCPSNVKPAEIKIIDFGSACMENRTVYSYIQSRYYRSPEVVLGYQYSTSIDMWSFGCILAELFLGLPLFPGASEFDLLRRMVKILGGQPPDYILKEAKNTSKFFKCVGSIHSSENGSVYQALTEEEYEARESKKPAIGKEYFNFKNFEEIITNYPYRKNLNKEEIIKENQMRLALIDLLRGLLEFDPANRWSPFQASKHPFVTGEPFTSPFEPPLETPRVPVSQNMRVDHHPGGGHWFAAGLSPNITTGNRVPVHGSPHFQMLPPYTANSYGSMGSYGSYNDSTGLGSSYGSYGDTSSMFAYCSPVGPSGMNMHVPGNVSVLGSSPDARRRIVQYSHGNALGVSPSAGNFAPLPLGTSPSQFTPPTSYAQVSAGSPGHYGPTSPARGSCHGSPLGKMSAVNQFNRRKSWGYPGGSQESSSSNWQGQSNDGTNYSQSEGNSQLPGSSPSHMHSNSNAVRWKQHGGSSGISTGYSAQSMPGFIALGSNLQYSQTAGVSHDKHDNSLTLPDPGDWDPNYSEELLLQEDGSDLVGMTSDFSNGMDLGSVEPLVGHGRFNHLSSTSSSVPFQRQNGHVQSFPRLEVGSASSKPSHLMPHNNSQTSPSRLGQQHQQHQRFNHGRPINTGRGSDWNHVKVPPPSSSYNPGAAGGSHSTFSNGVGVSWGRRVNHPVSSIPPASRGRKDYGRIA; encoded by the exons ATGGTCATGGATGAACTTAGCCCTAGTACTACTCAAACTGATACCAGTGAACCCCCTCACTCTGACCACCACTCATCGGGGTCTTATTGGCGCCCTAATCACTCGCTCTTTACTGCCTATGAAGCTCCCAAACCCACATCACAAGCTCTCCGAGTTCTCGTCAGAAGACCT TTGGTGTCAAGACTAACCAAGGACATAATAGAAACATACCAAATATGCAATCCACAATTTAAGTATTCAGAAGAATTGAATCCAAAGAGATATTTGACCACCCCATCCATTGGAGTTTCCAATGATGGACATGATAATTCGAACTCAGATCTGATTCTCACAGTGAACTATGCCTTAATTAATTCGGATACGCAACAAAG GTATGTTGTTAAAGATGTCCTTGGCCATGGCACATTCGGGCAGGTGGCGAAATGCTGGAATTCTGACAAAGGAACTTTTGTGGCTGTGAAGATCATTAAGAATCAACCCGCATACTATCAACAGGCATTGGTAGAAGTATCTCTTTTGAGAACG CTAAATAAGAATTATGATCCCGAGGATAAGCATCACATTGTTCGTATTTATGATTACTTTGTTTTTCAACGTCATTTATGCATTTGCTTTGAACTTCTTGACACAAACCT GTACGAGCTTATCAAGATGAATCATTTTAGGGGGTTGTCACTGAGCATTGTTCAGCTGTTTGGAAAACAG ATTCTATGTGGATTGGCTCTGTTAAAAGATGCTGGAATAATTCATTGTGATCTGAAGCCTGAAAATATACTCTTGTGTCCAAG CAATGTTAAGCCAGcagaaattaaaattatagactttGGATCAGCATGCATGGAGAATCGCACTGTTTACTCCTACATTCAG AGTCGCTACTACAGATCTCCTGAAGTTGTTCTTGGGTATCA ATATTCCACTTCCATTGATATGTGGTCCTTTGGATGTATACTTGCTGAATTGTTTTTAGGTTTGCCGTTATTCCCAGGGGCGTCAGAGTTTGATCTTTTACGAAGAATGGTTAAGATACTCGG AGGACAACCCCCTGATTATATACTTAAAGAGGCAAAAAACACAAGCAAGTTTTTTAAGTGTGTTGGGAGCATCCACAGTTCAGAGAATGGGAGTGTATATCAAGCATTAACAGAAGAAGAATATGAAGCT AGAGAATCAAAAAAGCCAGCCATCGGGAAAGAATATTTCAATTTTAAGAACTTTGAAGAAATTATTACCAACTACCCGTATAGAAAGAACTTGAATAAGGAGGAAATCATTAAAG AAAATCAAATGCGTTTGGCCTTGATTGATTTGTTGAGGGGACTTCTGGAGTTTGATCCTGCAAACCGGTGGTCACCATTTCAG GCTTCAAAACACCCTTTTGTAACAGGAGAACCTTTCACATCCCCATTCGAACCTCCACTAGAGACCCCACGAGTG CCCGTTTCTCAAAATATGCGGGTGGACCATCATCCTGGTGGAGGGCATTGGTTTGCTGCAGGTCTCTCTCCCAAT ATTACAACTGGGAACAGAGTTCCTGTGCATGGTAGCCCACATTTCCAAATGTTACCACCGTACACAGCTAATAGTTATGGCAGTATGGGAAGCTATGGTAGCTACAATGATAGTACTGGGTTAGGAAGCAGCTATGGGAGTTATGGAGATACAAGTAGTATGTTTGCATATTGTTCACCTGTTGGTCCATCTGGCATGAACATGCATGTACCAGGAAATGTGTCAGTACTTGGAAGCAGTCCCGATGCAAGACGGAGGATTGTTCAATATTCACATGGAAATGCACTTGGTGTAAGTCCGTCGGCTGGGAACTTTGCTCCACTGCCGCTTGGCACCAGTCCATCACAATTTACTCCACCTACCTCGTATGCTCAAGTGTCAGCTGGCTCTCCTGGACATTATGGACCAACTTCTCCAGCAAGGGGCAGTTGTCATGGATCACCTTTAGGAAAGATGTCTGCTGTCAACCAGTTTAACAGAAGAAAAAGTTGGGGATATCCCGGAGGCTCTCAGGAGAGTTCATCTTCAAATTGGCAAGGGCAATCTAATGATGGCACCAACTATAGCCAATCTGAGGGTAACTCTCAACTACCTGGTAGTTCACCATCACATATGCATTCAAATTCTAATGCTGTAAGGTGGAAGCAACATGGAGGAAGCAGTGGTATCTCTACTGGTTACTCTGCTCAGAGCATGCCAGGCTTCATTGCCCTCGGTTCCAATTTGCAATATTCACAAACAGCAGGAGTTAGTCATGATAAGCATGATAATAGCCTGACATTGCCTGATCCAGGGGACTGGGATCCCAATTACAG TGAAGAACTTCTTCTCCAAGAGGATGGGTCAGATTTGGTCGGCATGACTAGTGACTTCAGCAATGGTATGGATCTTGGTTCTGTCGAACCGTTGGTTGGACATGGAAGATTTAACCATCTGTCAAGTACTAGTTCGAGTGTGCCTTTCCAGAG ACAAAACGGACATGTTCAATCATTTCCTCGTCTGGAGGTGGGTAGTGCTTCGTCGAAACCTTCTCATTTGATGCCTCATAATAATTCACAAACTTCACCAAGCCGCTTGGGCCAGCAACATCAGCAACATCAGCGGTTCAATCATGGGAGACCGATCAATACAGGTAGAGGTAGCGACTGGAATCACGTGAAGGTCCCACCGCCTTCTTCAAGCTATAATCCCGGAGCAGCAGGGGGATCACATAGCACATTCAGCAATGGCGTTGGCGTGTCGTGGG GGCGTAGGGTCAATCATCCCGTCTCGAGCATCCCACCAGCATCCCGTGGAAGAAAAGATTATGGAAGGATTGCCTAA